A single Oncorhynchus kisutch isolate 150728-3 linkage group LG19, Okis_V2, whole genome shotgun sequence DNA region contains:
- the LOC109864693 gene encoding LOW QUALITY PROTEIN: DAP3-binding cell death enhancer 1-like (The sequence of the model RefSeq protein was modified relative to this genomic sequence to represent the inferred CDS: inserted 1 base in 1 codon; substituted 1 base at 1 genomic stop codon) translates to MWRVEGFVGRVFSRCHGNAPLRLSQNHHVEDEVIHSSTFLSTGRHSPDSSSQKGEDGDKWWKKRTSXFCYDGLPRYTPLDAVGWGAAAVLLMQICRRVHSRVSSGAEPNPNTGCLAVXGHRVLLEMLSRCDVLPRGRSVSCLPQRQQAQQRRTSVSSNGYSSSDQLHGDVIADGFLADCHHSSGREEASFSKSSHPEDKRRARKREAPPQQNEQDALAGAAQNLQQVADSSVSVVLNIIGLESAKTGDYDAAFSCFLATARRGYCKAQFNTGVCYKKGRGVGKDGEKALHFYSQAASGGHSQSQYRCAKLLLSSRGQQSTQKDLDSAISLLQQAASAGLKEAQVYLGSLFSQEPVRDGRKSVHYLKMAAESGDSEALLFLGQCYESGFGVPQCFRTAVGFYQRAAQAGSSQAKTLLTPPCGVEDAVLRSIRSCPCFSVSDRLREPLSTLPSPVLPSSGPTLPLPHSWSTGSMGPPPPSLPLHPPSFEGNAVRWTLVVG, encoded by the exons ATGTGGAGAGTAGAAGGGTTTGTTGGAAGAG TTTTTAGCCGGTGCCATGGCAACGCCCCCCTGCGCCTGTCTCAGAATCATCACGTGGAGGATGAGGTCatccactcctccaccttcctctcCACCGGCCGGCACTCCCCCGACAGCAG ctctcagaaaggggaggatggagaCAAGTGGTGGAAGAAGAGGACCTCTTAGTTTTGCTACGATGGGCTCCCGCGCTACACTCCTCTGGATGCTGTGGGCTGG GGGGCAGCTGCCGTTCTGTTGATGCAGATCTGTAGGAGGGTCCACTCTCGAGTCTCCTCTGGGGCCGAACCCAATCCGAACACAGGATGCCTGGCCG CAGGACACCGCGTCCTACTGGAGATGC TGTCTCGCTGTGATGTGCTGCCCAGAGGGAGGAGTGTGAGCTGTCTGCCACAGAGACAGCAGGCCCAGCAACGCAGAACCAGCGTCAGCAGTAACGGCTACAGCAGCTCTGACCAGCTCCATGGAGATGTGATCGCTGACGGCTTCCTCGCTGACTGTCACCACTCCTCTGGAAGAG AGGAGGCGTCCTTCTCAAAGTCCTCCCATCCTGAAGACAAACGCAGAGCCAGAAAGCGAGAAGCGCCTCCGCAGCAGAATGAGCAG GATGCTCTAGCAGGGGCGGCCCAGAACCTCCAGCAGGTGGCCGACTCCAGCGTTTCTGTAGTCCTCAACATCATCGGTCTGGAGAGTGCTAAGACTGGGGACTATGATGCAGCCTTCTCCTGTTTCCTGGCCACAGCCAGACGGGGTTACTGCAAGGCCCAGTTCAACACTGGAGTCTGCTACAAGAAAGGCAGGGGAGTAGGCAAAGACGGGGAGAAG GCTCTTCACTTCTACAGCCAGGCAGCGTCTGGGGGTCACAGTCAGTCTCAGTACCGCTGTGCCAAACTCCTCCTCAGCAGCAGAGGGCAGCAGAGCACACAGAAGGACCTGGACTCAGCCATCAGCCTGCTGCAACAGGCTGCCTCAGCTGGACTGAAAGAG gcCCAAGTGTATCTGGGTTCCCTGTTCTCACAGGAGCCAGTCAGAGACGGCCGTAAGTCTGTGCACTACCTGAAGATGGCAGCAGAGAGCGGA GACAGCGAGGCGCTGCTGTTCCTGGGCCAGTGTTATGAGAGTGGGTTCGGGGTGCCTCAGTGTTTCAGAACAGCAGTAGGGTTCTATCAGCGGGCTGCCCAGGCAGGAAGCAGCCAGGCCAAGACCTTACTGACGCCCCCGTGTGGAGTGGAGG ATGCCGTCCTGCGCTCTATCCGCTCTTGTCCGTGCTTCTCCGTATCGGACCGTCTGCGGGAAccactctccaccctcccctcccctgtcctaccCTCCAGTGGCCCCACCCTTCCCCTCCCACACTCCTGGAGCACAGGGAGTATGGGTCCCCCtccgccctccctccccctccacccccccagcTTTGAGGGGAACGCCGTGAGGTGGACTCTAGTAGTGGGATAG